One Parageobacillus sp. KH3-4 genomic region harbors:
- a CDS encoding STAS domain-containing protein: MGTQHEHIDIFVWNEDITLNNTEQFRKAMAKFIQNPAEYLILNMEQVKYINSAGLGIIADSVMTARKQRKELVIAGIQDSLQEIFHIVKFASFIKLFDTEKDAINYFYGE; encoded by the coding sequence ATGGGGACACAGCATGAACACATTGATATTTTCGTATGGAATGAAGATATTACTTTGAACAATACCGAGCAGTTTCGAAAAGCGATGGCAAAATTTATCCAAAATCCGGCTGAGTATCTCATATTAAACATGGAACAAGTGAAATATATTAATAGCGCTGGCCTTGGCATCATTGCTGATAGCGTCATGACAGCGAGAAAACAGCGAAAGGAGTTAGTCATCGCCGGAATTCAAGATTCGCTTCAAGAAATTTTTCATATCGTTAAGTTTGCTTCGTTTATTAAACTTTTCGATACGGAAAAAGACGCAATCAATTATTTTTATGGAGAATGA
- a CDS encoding ATP-binding protein, with protein MENVIIRRNITVMVDSDIIKAMDITEQIASEMGFLPRECLFLRLATEEACMNAYEYCQKTNQLPFEVFWKCGKEKLIIVVKQHGKKFDITRRDVVNKGLRGRGLQLIIHIVDHVYLEQKGNNVLFYMCKYKDH; from the coding sequence ATGGAGAATGTCATAATCAGGAGAAATATAACAGTAATGGTGGATTCTGATATTATAAAGGCGATGGATATCACAGAACAGATTGCGAGTGAAATGGGATTTTTGCCGCGTGAGTGCCTCTTTCTTCGTTTGGCGACGGAGGAAGCGTGCATGAACGCGTATGAATATTGTCAAAAAACAAACCAACTGCCTTTTGAAGTGTTTTGGAAATGTGGAAAAGAAAAATTGATTATTGTTGTGAAGCAGCATGGAAAGAAGTTTGACATTACAAGAAGGGATGTGGTCAACAAAGGCTTACGCGGAAGGGGATTGCAACTTATTATTCACATTGTAGACCATGTTTACCTTGAACAAAAAGGGAATAATGTATTGTTTTATATGTGCAAATATAAAGATCATTGA
- a CDS encoding SpoIIE family protein phosphatase, translated as MIHKLLQKTKKDKNISLKDLLQLLDEWNTLYNKADQAYWLVNLAERRFIFVSPSCEKICGVPPEAFYRDVEIWKKVIHPEDREKVQKRRSVLWKGNSFEYEYRIIHQRDGTVRWVLDQTFPAFDENGKLAMLSGVVTDITEIKKMREKLLLAEKVYEHVQQAILITDENGLIQFINPAFTEITGYGSEAIGLSLDFLHSGYYNENFYQTIRKTVIEKGQWRGRLRGRRKNGEVYVQQTTITAIHDKEGRPIFYLFIFSENGKTITSLKDDLKLAQEVQKRVLSKPLKTESIDIYGMYVPSEELGGDMYAWYQIDNDRYGIFLMDVMGHGVAASLICMSVRSLLNGVIRKCIYPKEVFHELNKHMRLLYHEDGRMNTYYFTAVYVMVNTKKRFIEYASAGHPPGFLFHKNGLVEELDRGCAPIGLLSYLHVETGKLNYAPGATLVLYSDGVIEEPNSSVRTNIEIFREKLKSFIHLESRSMIAHMNKMFKEEYQFIDDISLVVAKLH; from the coding sequence ATGATTCATAAGCTTTTGCAGAAGACGAAGAAAGACAAAAACATCTCGTTAAAAGATCTGTTGCAGCTTCTTGACGAATGGAACACACTTTATAATAAAGCGGATCAAGCTTATTGGCTAGTTAATTTGGCGGAAAGGCGGTTTATTTTTGTTTCCCCGTCTTGTGAAAAAATTTGCGGGGTGCCGCCTGAAGCTTTCTATCGGGATGTAGAGATATGGAAAAAAGTCATTCATCCGGAAGATCGAGAAAAGGTTCAGAAAAGGCGGTCGGTGCTTTGGAAAGGCAATAGCTTTGAGTATGAATATCGCATTATTCATCAGCGGGATGGGACCGTTCGCTGGGTTCTTGACCAAACGTTTCCCGCATTTGATGAAAATGGGAAGCTAGCGATGTTAAGCGGAGTGGTGACTGATATTACAGAGATAAAGAAAATGCGGGAAAAGCTTTTGCTTGCAGAAAAAGTATATGAACATGTGCAACAGGCTATATTGATCACGGATGAAAATGGGCTAATTCAATTTATTAATCCTGCCTTTACAGAAATCACGGGATATGGATCGGAAGCAATCGGTTTATCATTAGATTTTCTGCATTCTGGCTACTACAATGAAAACTTTTATCAAACGATTCGAAAAACTGTCATAGAAAAAGGACAGTGGAGAGGGAGGCTGCGGGGGCGCCGAAAAAATGGAGAAGTGTACGTTCAGCAAACGACGATTACAGCGATTCATGATAAAGAAGGGCGCCCGATTTTCTATCTTTTTATATTTTCCGAAAATGGGAAGACCATAACAAGCTTAAAAGATGACTTAAAGCTGGCGCAGGAAGTGCAAAAACGTGTATTAAGCAAGCCGCTAAAAACGGAAAGCATTGATATATATGGAATGTACGTTCCTTCGGAAGAATTGGGCGGGGATATGTACGCTTGGTATCAGATCGATAATGACCGATACGGCATTTTTTTAATGGATGTGATGGGGCACGGGGTAGCCGCTTCGCTTATTTGCATGTCGGTTCGCTCATTATTAAACGGAGTAATTCGAAAATGCATTTATCCGAAGGAAGTTTTTCATGAGCTAAATAAACATATGCGGCTGTTATATCATGAAGATGGACGAATGAATACGTATTATTTCACTGCCGTTTACGTGATGGTAAACACAAAAAAAAGGTTCATCGAATATGCTTCTGCCGGCCACCCTCCTGGTTTTTTGTTTCACAAAAACGGTTTAGTGGAGGAGCTGGATCGAGGCTGTGCCCCGATCGGGTTATTATCGTATCTTCATGTAGAAACAGGAAAATTAAATTACGCCCCAGGAGCGACATTAGTGTTGTACTCGGATGGAGTGATTGAAGAACCAAATAGTTCGGTTAGAACAAATATTGAAATATTTCGGGAAAAGCTGAAGTCATTTATCCATTTAGAGAGCAGAAGCATGATAGCGCATATGAATAAAATGTTCAAAGAAGAGTATCAATTCATCGATGACATTTCCCTAGTCGTGGCGAAACTGCATTAA